A DNA window from Litorivicinus lipolyticus contains the following coding sequences:
- a CDS encoding MOSC domain-containing protein, with the protein MSIDGLWVYPLKSGAGRALQSATLDRLGVSGDRAFVLTDADGRFLSARADPRISQISFDGQHFSRHGQPSPPLAWAPGAGDVSIWARQQPGQCAADEVNAWFSQTLGRTALLWRLPAEAGLHFGDSNPVMVLYQATVDAIQLALGRPFGAEQLRPNILLSGGQAFAESELGPLSFDGVTLEPVEPCTRCKMINLTPGAEAYPESLDVSRALKSLDVDFVAGMHYRVLTAGTIRR; encoded by the coding sequence ATGAGCATTGACGGGCTGTGGGTGTACCCGCTGAAATCCGGCGCTGGACGGGCGCTGCAATCGGCGACGCTAGATCGTCTTGGCGTCAGCGGTGATCGGGCCTTTGTGTTAACCGATGCCGATGGCCGGTTTTTGAGCGCGCGTGCGGATCCGCGGATTAGCCAAATCAGTTTTGATGGCCAGCATTTTAGCCGCCATGGGCAGCCATCGCCGCCACTGGCATGGGCGCCGGGCGCGGGCGACGTCAGCATTTGGGCGCGTCAGCAGCCCGGCCAGTGCGCCGCGGACGAGGTCAACGCGTGGTTCTCACAGACCTTGGGCCGCACCGCGCTGCTGTGGCGCTTGCCGGCGGAGGCGGGGCTCCACTTTGGCGATTCCAACCCGGTCATGGTGCTCTATCAAGCCACCGTGGATGCCATCCAATTGGCGCTGGGTCGACCTTTTGGCGCCGAACAGCTGCGCCCGAATATTCTGTTGTCCGGCGGCCAGGCCTTTGCTGAATCCGAGCTGGGTCCGCTGTCATTTGACGGCGTCACGCTGGAGCCGGTCGAGCCCTGTACGCGCTGCAAGATGATTAATTTGACGCCCGGTGCCGAGGCCTATCCGGAGTCGCTGGACGTGTCGCGTGCGCTGAAATCGTTAGATGTCGATTTTGTTGCCGGCATGCACTATCGCGTTCTGACTGCCGGCACGATCCGGCGTTGA